From Streptomyces griseorubiginosus, one genomic window encodes:
- the rplF gene encoding 50S ribosomal protein L6, translating into MSRIGKLPITVPAGVDVTIDGRTVSVKGPKGELTHTVAAPIDIVKGEDGVLNVTRPNDERQNKALHGLSRTLVANMITGVTQGYVKKLEISGVGYRVQAKGSNLEFALGYSHPITVEAPEGITFKVEAPTRFSVEGIDKQKVGEVAANIRKLRKPDPYKAKGVKYEGEVIRRKVGKAGK; encoded by the coding sequence ATGTCGCGTATTGGCAAGCTCCCCATCACGGTTCCCGCCGGCGTGGACGTCACCATCGACGGCCGTACGGTCTCGGTCAAGGGCCCCAAGGGCGAACTGACCCACACCGTCGCTGCGCCGATCGACATCGTCAAGGGTGAGGACGGCGTTCTCAACGTCACCCGCCCCAACGACGAGCGTCAGAACAAGGCCCTGCACGGCCTGTCCCGCACGCTGGTGGCGAACATGATCACCGGCGTGACCCAGGGTTACGTGAAGAAGCTCGAGATCAGCGGTGTCGGTTACCGCGTGCAGGCCAAGGGTTCGAACCTCGAGTTCGCTCTCGGCTACAGCCACCCGATCACCGTCGAGGCCCCCGAGGGCATCACCTTCAAGGTGGAGGCCCCCACCCGGTTCTCGGTCGAGGGCATCGACAAGCAGAAGGTCGGCGAGGTTGCGGCCAACATCCGCAAGCTGCGCAAGCCCGACCCGTACAAGGCCAAGGGTGTCAAGTACGAGGGCGAAGTCATCCGCCGCAAGGTCGGAAAGGCGGGTAAGTAA
- the rpsH gene encoding 30S ribosomal protein S8, with product MTMTDPIADMLTRLRNANSAYHDSVTMPASKIKSHIAEILQQEGFITGWKVEDAEVGKNLVLELKFGPNRERSIAGIKRISKPGLRVYAKSTNLPKVLGGLGVAIISTSHGLLTDKQAGKKGVGGEVLAYVW from the coding sequence ATGACCATGACTGATCCGATCGCAGACATGCTTACGCGTCTGCGGAACGCGAACTCGGCATACCACGACTCCGTGACGATGCCGGCGTCCAAGATCAAGTCGCACATCGCGGAGATCCTCCAGCAGGAGGGCTTCATCACGGGCTGGAAGGTCGAGGACGCCGAGGTCGGCAAGAACCTCGTCCTCGAGCTGAAGTTCGGCCCGAACCGTGAGCGCTCCATCGCGGGCATCAAGCGGATCTCCAAGCCCGGTCTCCGGGTGTACGCGAAGTCCACCAACCTGCCCAAGGTCCTCGGTGGCCTCGGCGTGGCGATCATCTCCACGTCGCACGGTCTCCTGACCGACAAGCAGGCCGGCAAGAAGGGCGTAGGCGGAGAAGTTCTCGCCTACGTCTGGTAG
- a CDS encoding type Z 30S ribosomal protein S14 encodes MAKKALIAKAARKPKFGVRAYTRCQRCGRPHSVYRKFGLCRVCLREMAHRGELPGVTKSSW; translated from the coding sequence ATGGCGAAGAAGGCTCTGATTGCCAAGGCTGCTCGCAAGCCCAAGTTCGGTGTGCGTGCGTACACCCGCTGCCAGCGCTGCGGCCGTCCGCACTCCGTGTACCGCAAGTTCGGCCTCTGCCGCGTGTGCCTTCGTGAGATGGCTCACCGTGGCGAGCTGCCGGGCGTGACCAAGAGCTCCTGGTAA
- the rplE gene encoding 50S ribosomal protein L5, producing MATTTTPRLKTKYREEIAGKLRDEFKYENVMQIPGLVKIVVNMGVGDAARDSKLIEGAIRDLTTITGQKPAVTKARKSIAQFKLREGQPIGAHVTLRGDRMWEFLDRTLSLALPRIRDFRGLSPKQFDGRGNYTFGLTEQVMFHEIDQDKIDRTRGMDITVVTTATNDAEGRALLRHLGFPFKEA from the coding sequence ATGGCTACCACCACGACTCCGCGTCTCAAGACGAAGTACCGCGAGGAGATCGCGGGCAAGCTGCGTGACGAGTTCAAGTACGAGAACGTCATGCAGATCCCCGGCCTCGTCAAGATCGTGGTCAACATGGGTGTGGGCGACGCCGCCCGCGACTCCAAGCTGATCGAGGGCGCCATCCGCGACCTCACCACGATCACCGGTCAGAAGCCGGCCGTCACCAAGGCCCGCAAGTCCATCGCGCAGTTCAAGCTGCGTGAGGGCCAGCCGATCGGTGCCCACGTCACGCTCCGTGGCGACCGCATGTGGGAGTTCCTGGACCGCACCCTGTCGCTCGCGCTGCCGCGCATCCGCGACTTCCGTGGTCTGTCCCCCAAGCAGTTCGACGGCCGTGGCAACTACACCTTCGGTCTCACCGAGCAGGTCATGTTCCACGAGATCGACCAGGACAAGATCGACCGTACCCGGGGCATGGACATCACCGTGGTGACCACGGCGACCAACGACGCTGAGGGCCGCGCGCTCCTTCGTCACCTCGGCTTCCCCTTCAAGGAGGCGTGA
- the rplX gene encoding 50S ribosomal protein L24, with translation MKIKKGDLVQVITGKDKGKQGKVIAAFPREDRVLVEGVNRVKKHTKAGPTARGSQAGGIVTTEAPIHVSNVQLVVEKDGNKVVTRVGYRFDDEGNKIRVAKRTGEDI, from the coding sequence ATGAAGATCAAGAAGGGCGACCTGGTCCAGGTCATCACCGGTAAGGACAAGGGCAAGCAGGGCAAGGTCATCGCGGCCTTCCCCCGCGAGGACCGCGTCCTGGTCGAGGGTGTCAACCGGGTCAAGAAGCACACCAAGGCCGGTCCGACCGCTCGCGGTTCGCAGGCCGGCGGCATCGTCACGACCGAGGCCCCGATCCACGTCTCCAACGTCCAGCTGGTCGTGGAGAAGGACGGCAACAAGGTCGTCACGCGTGTCGGTTACCGCTTCGACGACGAGGGCAACAAGATCCGCGTTGCCAAGCGGACGGGTGAGGACATCTGA
- the rplN gene encoding 50S ribosomal protein L14 — protein MIQQESRLRVADNTGAKEILCIRVLGGSGRRYAGIGDVIVATVKDAIPGGNVKKGDVVKAVIVRTVKERRRPDGSYIRFDENAAVILKNDGDPRGTRIFGPVGRELREKKFMKIISLAPEVL, from the coding sequence GTGATCCAGCAGGAGTCGCGACTGCGTGTCGCCGACAACACTGGTGCGAAGGAGATCCTTTGCATCCGTGTGCTCGGTGGCTCCGGTCGCCGCTACGCGGGCATCGGTGACGTCATCGTCGCCACCGTCAAGGACGCGATCCCCGGTGGCAACGTGAAGAAGGGTGACGTCGTCAAGGCGGTCATCGTTCGCACCGTCAAGGAGCGCCGCCGTCCGGACGGCTCGTACATCCGCTTCGACGAGAACGCCGCCGTCATTCTGAAGAACGACGGCGACCCTCGCGGCACCCGCATCTTCGGCCCGGTCGGGCGTGAGCTGCGCGAGAAGAAGTTCATGAAGATCATCTCGCTGGCTCCGGAGGTGCTGTAA
- the rpsQ gene encoding 30S ribosomal protein S17, protein MSESNVTEQTAEARGFRKTREGLVVSDKMDKTVVVAVEDRVKHALYGKVIRRTNKLKAHDEQNAAGVGDRVLLAETRPLSATKRWRVVEILEKAK, encoded by the coding sequence ATGAGTGAGAGCAACGTGACTGAGCAGACTGCAGAGGCCCGCGGCTTCCGCAAGACCCGTGAGGGTCTCGTCGTCAGCGACAAGATGGACAAGACCGTCGTCGTCGCCGTCGAGGACCGCGTCAAGCACGCGCTGTACGGCAAGGTCATCCGCCGTACCAACAAGCTCAAGGCGCACGACGAGCAGAACGCTGCCGGCGTCGGCGACCGGGTCCTCCTCGCGGAGACCCGCCCGCTGTCGGCGACCAAGCGCTGGCGCGTCGTCGAGATCCTCGAGAAGGCCAAGTAG
- the rpmC gene encoding 50S ribosomal protein L29, which produces MSAGTKASELRELGDEELLNKLREAKEELFNLRFQAATGQLENHGRLKAVRKDIARIYTLMRERELGIETVESA; this is translated from the coding sequence ATGTCGGCCGGTACCAAGGCGTCCGAGCTGCGCGAACTGGGTGACGAGGAGCTGCTGAACAAGCTCCGCGAAGCCAAGGAAGAGCTGTTCAACCTCCGCTTCCAGGCGGCGACCGGTCAGCTCGAGAACCACGGTCGGCTCAAGGCCGTCCGTAAGGACATCGCGCGGATCTACACCCTGATGCGTGAGCGCGAGCTGGGCATCGAGACGGTGGAGAGCGCCTGA
- the rplP gene encoding 50S ribosomal protein L16 — MLIPRRVKHRKQHHPKRRGQAKGGTTVAFGEYGIQALTPAYVTNRQIEAARIAMTRHIKRGGKVWINIYPDRPLTKKPAETRMGSGKGSPEWWIANVHPGRVMFELSYPNEKIAREALTRAAHKLPMKCRIVKREAGEA, encoded by the coding sequence ATGCTGATCCCCCGTAGGGTCAAGCACCGCAAGCAGCACCACCCGAAGCGCCGTGGTCAGGCCAAGGGCGGTACGACGGTCGCGTTCGGCGAGTACGGCATTCAGGCCCTCACGCCGGCGTACGTGACCAACCGCCAGATCGAGGCGGCCCGTATCGCGATGACCCGCCACATCAAGCGTGGCGGCAAGGTCTGGATCAACATCTACCCGGACCGCCCGCTCACGAAGAAGCCCGCCGAGACCCGCATGGGTTCCGGTAAGGGTTCTCCCGAGTGGTGGATCGCGAACGTGCACCCGGGCCGGGTCATGTTCGAGCTGTCCTACCCCAACGAGAAGATCGCCCGTGAGGCCCTGACTCGCGCAGCGCACAAGCTGCCGATGAAGTGCCGGATCGTCAAGCGCGAGGCAGGTGAAGCGTGA
- the rpsC gene encoding 30S ribosomal protein S3, whose product MGQKVNPHGFRLGVTTDFKSRWYADKLYKDYVKEDVAIRRMMTSGMERAGISKVEIERTRDRVRVDIHTARPGIVIGRRGAEADRIRGDLEKLTGKQVQLNILEVKNPETDAQLVAQAVAEQLSSRVSFRRAMRKSMQSAMKAGAKGIKIQCGGRLGGAEMSRSEFYREGRVPLHTLRANVDYGFFEAKTTFGRIGVKVWIYKGDVKNIAEVRAENAAARAGNRPARGGGADRPARGGRGGERRGRKPQQAAGAEAPKAEAPAAAPAESTGTEA is encoded by the coding sequence ATGGGCCAGAAGGTTAACCCGCATGGGTTCCGGCTCGGTGTCACCACGGACTTCAAGTCCCGGTGGTACGCCGACAAGCTGTACAAGGACTACGTCAAGGAAGACGTCGCCATCCGTCGGATGATGACGTCCGGCATGGAGCGCGCCGGCATCTCGAAGGTGGAGATCGAGCGCACCCGTGACCGTGTGCGTGTGGACATCCACACCGCTCGTCCGGGCATCGTCATCGGCCGCCGTGGCGCCGAGGCCGACCGCATCCGCGGTGACCTCGAGAAGCTCACGGGCAAGCAGGTCCAGCTGAACATCCTCGAGGTCAAGAACCCCGAGACCGACGCTCAGCTGGTTGCCCAGGCCGTCGCCGAGCAGCTCTCCTCCCGCGTCTCCTTCCGCCGCGCCATGCGTAAGAGCATGCAGTCGGCGATGAAGGCCGGCGCCAAGGGCATCAAGATCCAGTGCGGTGGCCGCCTCGGTGGCGCCGAGATGTCCCGCTCGGAGTTCTACCGCGAGGGCCGCGTGCCCCTGCACACGCTCCGCGCGAACGTGGACTACGGCTTCTTCGAGGCCAAGACGACCTTCGGCCGCATCGGTGTGAAGGTCTGGATCTACAAGGGCGACGTCAAGAACATCGCCGAGGTCCGCGCCGAGAACGCTGCCGCCCGTGCGGGTAACCGCCCGGCTCGCGGTGGCGGTGCCGACCGCCCGGCCCGTGGTGGCCGTGGTGGCGAGCGGCGCGGTCGCAAGCCGCAGCAGGCTGCCGGCGCCGAGGCCCCCAAGGCCGAGGCCCCCGCCGCCGCTCCGGCTGAGAGCACCGGAACGGAGGCCTGA
- the rplV gene encoding 50S ribosomal protein L22 yields MEARAQARYIRVTPMKARRVVDLIRGMDATEAQAVLRFAPQAASVPVGKVLDSAIANAAHNYDHTDADSLFISEAYVDEGPTLKRFRPRAQGRAYRIRKRTSHITVVVSSKEGTR; encoded by the coding sequence ATGGAAGCCAGGGCCCAGGCGCGGTACATCCGCGTTACGCCCATGAAGGCCCGCCGCGTGGTGGACCTTATCCGTGGCATGGACGCCACGGAGGCTCAGGCGGTCCTGCGATTCGCTCCGCAGGCCGCCTCAGTGCCCGTCGGCAAGGTGCTCGACAGCGCCATCGCCAACGCCGCGCACAACTACGACCACACCGACGCCGACAGCCTCTTCATCTCCGAGGCGTACGTCGACGAGGGCCCGACCCTGAAGCGGTTCCGGCCGCGCGCCCAGGGCCGTGCCTACCGGATCCGCAAGCGGACCAGCCACATCACCGTGGTCGTCAGCAGCAAGGAAGGAACCCGGTAA
- the rpsS gene encoding 30S ribosomal protein S19, protein MPRSLKKGPFVDDHLIKKVDAQNEAGSKNVIKTWSRRSMIVPAMLGHTIAVHNGKTHIPVFVTESMVGHKLGEFSPTRTFRGHVKDDRKSKRR, encoded by the coding sequence ATGCCGCGCAGTCTCAAGAAGGGGCCCTTCGTCGACGACCACCTGATCAAGAAGGTGGACGCCCAGAACGAAGCCGGTTCCAAGAACGTCATCAAGACCTGGTCCCGTCGCTCGATGATCGTCCCGGCCATGCTCGGCCACACGATCGCGGTGCACAACGGCAAGACCCACATCCCGGTGTTCGTCACCGAGTCGATGGTCGGCCACAAGCTCGGCGAGTTCTCGCCGACGCGCACCTTCCGGGGTCACGTCAAGGACGACCGGAAGTCGAAGCGCCGCTAA
- the rplB gene encoding 50S ribosomal protein L2 — protein sequence MGIRKYKPTTPGRRGSSVADFVEVTRSTPEKSLVRPLHSKGGRNNAGRVTVRHQGGGHKRAYRVIDFRRHDKDGVPAKVAHIEYDPNRTARIALLHYADGEKRYILAPRNLQQGDRVENGPGADIKPGNNLALRNIPVGTTIHAIEIRPGGGAKFARSAGASVQLLAKEGTMAHLRMPSGEIRLVDQRCRATVGEVGNAEQSNINWGKAGRKRWLGVRPTVRGVAMNPVDHPHGGGEGKTSGGRHPVSPWGQKEGRTRSPKKASNKYIVRRRKTNKKR from the coding sequence ATGGGAATCCGCAAGTACAAGCCGACTACGCCGGGCCGTCGCGGCTCCAGCGTCGCCGACTTCGTCGAGGTCACGCGGTCCACGCCGGAGAAGTCGCTGGTCCGCCCCCTGCACAGCAAGGGCGGCCGTAACAACGCCGGTCGTGTGACCGTTCGCCACCAGGGTGGCGGACACAAGCGCGCCTACCGTGTCATCGACTTCCGTCGCCATGACAAGGACGGCGTGCCGGCGAAGGTCGCGCACATCGAGTACGACCCCAACCGCACCGCGCGCATCGCGCTGCTGCACTACGCGGACGGCGAGAAGCGCTACATCCTCGCCCCGCGCAACCTGCAGCAGGGTGACCGCGTCGAGAACGGTCCCGGGGCCGACATCAAGCCGGGCAACAACCTGGCGCTCCGCAACATCCCGGTCGGTACCACGATCCACGCGATCGAGATCCGTCCCGGTGGCGGCGCCAAGTTCGCCCGCTCCGCCGGTGCCTCGGTGCAGCTGCTCGCGAAGGAGGGCACCATGGCCCACCTCCGCATGCCGTCCGGCGAGATCCGCCTGGTCGACCAGCGCTGCCGCGCCACGGTCGGCGAGGTCGGCAACGCCGAGCAGAGCAACATCAACTGGGGCAAGGCCGGCCGCAAGCGCTGGCTGGGCGTCCGTCCGACCGTTCGCGGTGTGGCGATGAACCCGGTTGACCACCCGCACGGTGGTGGTGAGGGCAAGACCTCCGGTGGTCGCCACCCGGTCAGCCCCTGGGGTCAGAAGGAGGGTCGTACTCGTTCGCCGAAGAAGGCTTCGAACAAGTACATCGTCCGCCGCCGCAAGACGAACAAGAAGCGCTAG
- the rplW gene encoding 50S ribosomal protein L23 produces MATRHPSIASKAAKAAKAARVAKARRHAAEGKNTVVTPASKAFTDPRDVLLKPVVSEKSYALLDEGKYTFIVAPGANKTQIKQAVQAVFSVKVTGVNTINRQGKRKRTRTGFGKRADSKRAIVTLAEGDRIDIFGGPTA; encoded by the coding sequence ATGGCTACGCGTCACCCGAGCATCGCCTCCAAGGCTGCGAAGGCCGCCAAGGCCGCGCGCGTCGCCAAGGCGCGCCGCCACGCCGCCGAGGGCAAGAACACCGTCGTCACGCCGGCGAGCAAGGCCTTCACGGACCCCCGTGACGTCCTGCTGAAGCCGGTCGTGTCCGAGAAGAGCTACGCGCTTCTCGACGAGGGCAAGTACACGTTCATCGTGGCCCCCGGCGCCAACAAGACCCAGATCAAGCAGGCCGTCCAGGCGGTCTTCTCGGTCAAGGTCACCGGGGTCAACACGATCAACCGCCAGGGCAAGCGCAAGCGGACCCGCACCGGCTTCGGCAAGCGTGCCGACAGCAAGCGCGCGATCGTGACCCTTGCCGAGGGCGACCGTATCGACATCTTCGGCGGTCCGACCGCGTAA
- the rplD gene encoding 50S ribosomal protein L4, translating to MSTIDILSPSGDTAGTVELPAEIFDVEKVSIPLIHQVVVAQLAAARQGTHKTKTRGEVRGGGKKPYRQKGTGRARQGSTRAPQFAGGGVVHGPVPRDYSQRTPKKMKAAALRHALTDRARHNRIHVVSGVVEGATPSTKAAKSLFGKISERKNLLLVVDRADEASWLSARNLPQVHILEPGQLNTYDVLVSDDVVFTQAAFESFVSGPKANDTEGSEA from the coding sequence ATGAGCACCATTGACATTCTGTCGCCCTCCGGCGACACCGCCGGGACCGTCGAGCTCCCGGCCGAGATCTTCGACGTCGAGAAGGTCAGCATCCCGCTGATCCACCAGGTCGTCGTCGCGCAGCTGGCCGCTGCCCGCCAGGGCACGCACAAGACCAAGACGCGTGGCGAGGTCCGTGGTGGCGGCAAGAAGCCGTACCGCCAGAAGGGCACCGGCCGCGCCCGCCAGGGTTCGACCCGTGCGCCGCAGTTCGCCGGCGGTGGCGTCGTCCACGGCCCCGTGCCGCGTGACTACTCGCAGCGGACCCCGAAGAAGATGAAGGCCGCGGCCCTGCGCCACGCCCTCACCGACCGGGCCCGCCACAACCGCATCCACGTCGTCTCCGGCGTGGTCGAGGGCGCGACCCCCTCCACGAAGGCCGCCAAGTCGCTGTTCGGCAAGATCTCGGAGCGCAAGAACCTGCTCCTGGTCGTCGACCGTGCCGACGAGGCCTCGTGGCTGTCCGCCCGCAACCTGCCCCAGGTCCACATCCTGGAGCCGGGCCAGCTGAACACGTACGACGTTCTCGTCTCGGACGACGTGGTCTTCACCCAGGCCGCCTTCGAGTCCTTCGTGTCCGGCCCGAAGGCCAACGACACCGAAGGGAGCGAGGCCTGA
- the rplC gene encoding 50S ribosomal protein L3, with protein sequence MAKQIKGILGEKLGMTQVWDENNRVVPVTVVKAGPNVVTQVRTNDVDGYESVQIAFGEIDPRKVNKPLKGHFAKADVTPRRHLVEIRTADAAEYTLGQEITAEVFEAGIKVDVTGKSKGKGFAGVMKRHNFKGLGAGHGTQRKHRSPGSIGGCATPGRVFKGLRMAGRMGNERVTTQNLTVHAVDAEKGLLLIKGAVPGPNGGLVLVRTAAKGA encoded by the coding sequence ATGGCTAAGCAGATCAAGGGCATCCTGGGCGAGAAGCTCGGCATGACGCAGGTGTGGGACGAGAACAACCGTGTTGTTCCGGTCACCGTCGTCAAGGCCGGCCCCAATGTCGTGACCCAGGTCCGTACGAACGACGTCGACGGCTACGAGTCCGTCCAGATCGCGTTCGGCGAGATCGACCCCCGCAAGGTGAACAAGCCCCTCAAGGGTCACTTCGCCAAGGCCGATGTCACGCCCCGTCGCCACCTCGTCGAGATCCGGACGGCCGATGCCGCCGAGTACACGCTCGGTCAGGAAATCACCGCCGAGGTCTTCGAGGCCGGCATCAAGGTCGACGTGACCGGCAAGAGCAAGGGCAAGGGCTTCGCCGGTGTCATGAAGCGTCACAACTTCAAGGGCCTCGGCGCCGGTCACGGCACCCAGCGCAAGCACCGCTCGCCCGGTTCCATCGGTGGCTGCGCCACCCCGGGCCGCGTGTTCAAGGGCCTCCGCATGGCGGGTCGTATGGGCAACGAGCGGGTCACCACCCAGAACCTGACCGTTCACGCCGTTGACGCGGAGAAGGGCCTGCTGCTCATCAAGGGCGCGGTTCCTGGTCCGAACGGCGGCCTCGTCCTGGTCCGCACCGCGGCCAAGGGGGCCTGA
- the rpsJ gene encoding 30S ribosomal protein S10, translated as MAGQKIRIRLKAYDHEVIDSSAKKIVETVTRTGASVAGPVPLPTEKNVYCVIKSPHKYKDSREHFEMRTHKRLIDILDPTPKTVDSLMRLDLPAGVDIEIKL; from the coding sequence ATGGCGGGACAGAAGATCCGCATCCGGCTCAAGGCCTACGACCACGAGGTCATCGACTCCTCGGCGAAGAAGATCGTCGAGACGGTGACCCGCACTGGTGCGTCGGTCGCGGGCCCGGTGCCGCTGCCCACTGAGAAGAACGTGTACTGCGTCATCAAGTCGCCGCACAAGTACAAGGACTCGCGCGAGCACTTCGAGATGCGCACGCACAAGCGCCTGATCGACATCCTCGACCCGACCCCCAAGACCGTTGACTCTCTGATGCGACTCGACCTCCCGGCCGGTGTCGACATCGAGATCAAGCTCTGA
- a CDS encoding acyltransferase translates to MSMQDAESRRSIPRRVVGGLQQPLPPLAAPVPPGQPAHAARQPAVRDRAGRRLYAIDGIRLLAALMVAVHHYAGTHRVDQPGNRIWDRPVSDIMPTVFRFASYGWIGVEIFFVISGFVICMSCWGRSPRQFFTSRVIRLYPAYWFAVAFTTAVLTLLPGVWDRLRLRDVLLNITMLQSGSGVMNVDGVYWTLWSELRFYLLFLVVVWSGLTYRKVVVFCCVWGAAAMLAPISKLPLLELVANPEGAWYFIAGLALYLMHRFGQDLLLWGVLAMAWLMGQRELGIRIDEVEHVSGWRGSVLIFTVFLLAMVAIALGATDRIRWKWLVTAGALTYPLYLTHYAAGTTVINRLRDTIDARLLVLAVIAGFLLLSWLVHRYVERPVARLLKRGLDTSFARLRNAGA, encoded by the coding sequence GTGTCGATGCAGGACGCGGAGAGCAGAAGGTCGATACCGCGACGGGTCGTCGGCGGGCTCCAGCAGCCGCTTCCGCCGCTCGCCGCTCCCGTCCCGCCGGGACAGCCCGCGCACGCCGCGCGGCAGCCCGCCGTACGCGACCGCGCCGGCCGTCGGCTCTACGCCATCGACGGCATCCGGCTCCTGGCCGCGCTCATGGTCGCCGTGCACCACTACGCGGGCACCCACCGCGTCGACCAGCCCGGCAACCGCATCTGGGACCGCCCCGTGTCCGACATCATGCCGACGGTCTTCCGGTTCGCCTCCTACGGCTGGATCGGCGTCGAGATCTTCTTCGTGATCAGCGGCTTCGTGATCTGCATGTCGTGCTGGGGCCGCAGTCCGAGGCAGTTCTTCACCTCGCGGGTGATCCGGCTGTACCCCGCGTACTGGTTCGCCGTCGCGTTCACCACCGCGGTACTGACGCTGCTGCCCGGCGTCTGGGACCGCCTGCGCCTGCGGGACGTGCTCCTCAACATCACGATGCTCCAGTCCGGTTCGGGCGTCATGAACGTCGACGGCGTCTACTGGACCCTCTGGTCCGAGCTCCGCTTCTACCTCCTCTTCCTGGTGGTCGTGTGGAGCGGTCTGACCTACCGCAAGGTCGTCGTCTTCTGCTGTGTGTGGGGCGCCGCGGCGATGCTGGCCCCGATCTCGAAGCTGCCGCTGCTGGAACTGGTCGCGAACCCCGAGGGCGCCTGGTACTTCATCGCGGGCCTCGCCCTGTACCTGATGCACCGCTTCGGCCAGGACCTGCTGCTGTGGGGCGTCCTCGCGATGGCCTGGCTGATGGGCCAGCGCGAACTGGGCATCCGGATCGACGAGGTCGAGCATGTGTCGGGCTGGCGGGGGAGTGTTCTGATCTTCACGGTCTTCCTGCTGGCCATGGTGGCCATCGCCCTCGGCGCCACGGACCGGATCCGCTGGAAGTGGCTGGTGACGGCGGGCGCACTGACGTATCCGCTGTACCTGACGCACTACGCGGCCGGTACGACGGTCATCAACCGCCTGCGCGACACCATAGACGCCCGCCTGCTGGTCCTCGCCGTCATCGCCGGGTTCCTGCTGCTGAGCTGGCTGGTGCACCGGTACGTGGAGCGCCCGGTGGCGCGGCTGCTGAAGCGGGGGCTGGACACGTCGTTCGCGCGGTTGCGGAACGCGGGGGCCTGA
- the tuf gene encoding elongation factor Tu: protein MAKAKFERTKPHVNIGTIGHIDHGKTTLTAAITKVLHDAYPDLNEASAFDQIDKAPEERQRGITISIAHVEYQTETRHYAHVDCPGHADYIKNMITGAAQMDGAILVVAATDGPMPQTKEHVLLARQVGVPYIVVALNKADMVDDEEILELVELEVRELLSEYEFPGDDVPVVKVSALKALEGDKEWGQSVLDLMAAVDEAIPQPERDVDKPFLMPIEDVFTITGRGTVVTGRIERGVLKVNETVDIIGIKTEKTTTTVTGIEMFRKLLDEGQAGENVGLLLRGIKREDVERGQVIIKPGSVTPHTQFEAQAYILSKDEGGRHTPFFNNYRPQFYFRTTDVTGVVTLPEGTEMVMPGDNTEMKVELIQPVAMEEGLKFAIREGGRTVGAGQVTKITA from the coding sequence GTGGCGAAGGCGAAGTTCGAGCGGACTAAGCCCCACGTCAACATCGGCACCATCGGTCACATCGACCACGGTAAGACGACCCTCACGGCCGCCATTACCAAGGTGCTGCACGACGCGTACCCGGACCTGAACGAGGCCTCGGCCTTCGACCAGATCGACAAGGCTCCCGAGGAGCGCCAGCGCGGTATCACCATCTCCATCGCGCACGTCGAGTACCAGACCGAGACGCGTCACTACGCCCACGTCGACTGCCCCGGTCACGCGGACTACATCAAGAACATGATCACGGGTGCGGCGCAGATGGACGGCGCCATCCTCGTGGTCGCCGCCACCGACGGCCCGATGCCGCAGACCAAGGAGCACGTGCTCCTGGCCCGCCAGGTCGGCGTTCCGTACATCGTCGTCGCCCTGAACAAGGCCGACATGGTGGACGACGAGGAGATCCTGGAGCTCGTCGAGCTCGAGGTGCGTGAGCTCCTCTCCGAGTACGAGTTCCCGGGCGACGACGTTCCCGTCGTCAAGGTCTCGGCGCTCAAGGCGCTCGAGGGCGACAAGGAGTGGGGCCAGTCGGTCCTGGACCTGATGGCCGCCGTCGACGAGGCGATCCCGCAGCCCGAGCGTGACGTCGACAAGCCGTTCCTGATGCCGATCGAGGACGTCTTCACGATCACCGGTCGTGGCACCGTCGTCACCGGTCGTATCGAGCGTGGTGTCCTCAAGGTCAACGAGACCGTCGACATCATCGGCATCAAGACCGAGAAGACCACCACCACGGTCACCGGCATCGAGATGTTCCGCAAGCTGCTCGACGAGGGCCAGGCCGGTGAGAACGTCGGTCTGCTCCTCCGTGGCATCAAGCGCGAGGACGTCGAGCGCGGCCAGGTCATCATCAAGCCGGGTTCGGTCACGCCGCACACCCAGTTCGAGGCCCAGGCCTACATCCTCTCCAAGGACGAGGGTGGCCGCCACACGCCGTTCTTCAACAACTACCGTCCGCAGTTCTACTTCCGTACGACGGACGTGACCGGCGTCGTGACCCTCCCCGAGGGCACCGAGATGGTCATGCCGGGTGACAACACCGAGATGAAGGTGGAGCTCATCCAGCCCGTCGCCATGGAAGAGGGCCTGAAGTTCGCCATCCGTGAGGGTGGCCGGACGGTCGGCGCCGGCCAGGTCACCAAGATCACCGCCTGA